From a region of the Trichoderma atroviride chromosome 6, complete sequence genome:
- a CDS encoding uncharacterized protein (SECRETED:SignalP(1-18)) codes for MARLILLTLSLLPLACHSSSQDPSKPEFASIEINTAYGSESPLGQASFEATMSVGTFSLPALPYAYDALEPSISAQIMELHHSKHHQAYVTNLNSALKTYATAIAANDVPSQIALQAAIKFNGGGHINHSLFWENLSPSSSPDADSASAPALAAEIAKTWGSFEKFQEAMVKALLGIQGSGWGWLVKDGNALRIVTTKDQDPVVGGEVPIFGIDMWEHAYYLQYLNGKAAYVENIWKVINWKTAEQRFKGDRDDAFKILKASL; via the exons ATGGCGCGGCTCATTCTTCTGACGCTCTCCCTGCTGCCCCTGGCCTGTCATTCTTCATCCCAGGACCCCTCGAAGCCGGAATTCGCCAGCATCGAGATCAACACCGCTTACGGCTCTGAATCACCGCTCGGCCAAGCATCATTCGAAGCCACCATGTCTGTTGGCACCTTTTCACTGCCGGCGCTGCCATACGCCTATGAT GCCCTCGAGCCCAGCATCTCTGCACAGATCATGGAGCTTCACCACAGCAAGCATCACCAGGCCTATGTCACCAACCTGAACAGTGCTCTCAAGACCTATGCcaccgccattgctgccaacGACGTGCCTTCGCAGATTGCCCTGCAGGCCGCCATCAAGTtcaacggcggcggccacATCAACCACTCTCTGTTTTGGGAGAACCTGTCGCCCTCCTCGTCTCCGGATGCGGATTCTGCCAGCGCCCCTGCTCTGGCTGCCGAGATTGCCAAGACCTGGGGCAGCTTTGAGAAGTTCCAAGAGGCCATGGTGAAGGCTCTCTTGGGCATTCAGGGAAGTGGCTGGGGCTGGCTGGTCAAGGATGGCAATGCGCTGCGGATCGTCACTACAAAGGACCAAGATCCCGTGGTTGGCGGGGAGGTTCCCATCTTTGGCATCGACATGTGGGAGCATGCATACTACTTGCAG TACCTTAATGGCAAGGCTGCATACGTCGAGAATATCTGGAAGGTCATCAACTGGAAGACTGCTGAGCAGCGCTTCAAGGGGGACCGGGATGACGCTTTCAAGATCCTCAAGGCTTCGTTGTAG
- a CDS encoding uncharacterized protein (EggNog:ENOG41), translated as MCGPEFTSKPRGGALAALSSPIDADRLRSICADLAFHTPGHPESNEATHARLTPDAEYDSSIFSDLHIVIHSSGDLSRKPEECGTFQQFRFPAAPTSCNKSFVELPLDKPLSLEVGNDGIIGRRVSLYSRSVPSRLVAEGIVGFNFLSRAQPCL; from the exons ATGTGCGGACCGGAATTCACCAGCAAGCCTCGTGGCGGCGCACTTGCTGCCCTCAGCTCACCAATCGATGCCGATCGGCTGCGGTCCATCTGCGCGGATCTCGCTTTTCACACTCCCGGCCACCCGGAGAGCAACGAAGCGACACATGCGAGATTGACGCCGGATGCTGAATATGATTCCAGCATATTCTCAGATCTTCATATTGTCATCCA TTCTAGCGGAGATTTGTCAAGAAAACCAGAGGAGTGCGGCACCTTCCAGCAGTTCCGATTCCCTGCGGCGCCAACCTCATGCAACAAGTCGTTTGTCGAGCTTCCTCTCGATAAGCCGCTTTCACTAGAAGTCGGAAACGATGGAATCATCGGCCGGCGAGTGTCGCTTTACTCTCGCTCTGTCCCCAGCCGGCTGGTGGCCGAGGGCATCGTGGGATTCAATTTCCTCAGCAGGGCACAGCCATGCTTGTAG
- a CDS encoding uncharacterized protein (EggNog:ENOG41), whose product MSTPAKPQNVCKGCRSRKKKCDGNRPSCSSCTVRGQLCYYERSDRRNLGRDRVSGHVNGGIAINPTIRDWNSWPVDEIDALLGLEAHETIPSCMAGPQFEDSHEWIMSNNELLGAAVQDSFPANVNLAKLQNIGSHTPHVPTPLTSPPELPELPEILQLIDLFFAKFHLYMPIFHRQSLMSAIESQGIQGVPPVLLFSIIAVSSSAHPDSRIRQSQRIWYEEAKSRVSKDIQLSQHVLQTLQAAVLVVYLGLAMVDYSPCIVILGEAWRKTVAIGHSYGDSLRKMIVESLGTQEKATWIEREEIIRTSWMLFIMDRAMCFPIGLMHAIDDRRMTIELPMSEHDFQSANEPVSRHSSRFSHNLSKLISTIRDNSLHGVANQLQYIILVYTLIGRISEALDAADDEEERIERIESLCNHLIEVRLMLPRSATELSFASYDEFTQVLWLNIALSTCTILLHQRPLHEGESLDDTGTEMANNWPRCVAAARASIAALRDASRVSIDFVSNAHIPCLLFSSCRILMNEYFCPSKHQREAGGADGGQLPMGRDPKVREDLQVIASTYARMKEEWPALGKKFGKGMYFYLHQGAEFARKSKVAGARSLVGVCDNWGTIPDDYKLDIPS is encoded by the exons ATGTCTACTCCCGCGAAGCCTCAGAATGTGTGCAAAGGGTGCAGgtcaagaaagaagaaatgcgaT GGTAATCGACCGTCGTGCTCATCATGCACCGTAAGAGGGCAGCTCTGCTATTATGAAAGAAGCGACAGGCGGAATCTTGGTCGTGATCGAGTTTCCGGTCATGTAAATGGAGGAATCGCCATAAACCCCACGATCCGGGACTGGAATTCATGGCCGGTGGACGAAATCGACGCGTTACTAGGCTTAGAGGCCCATGAGACTATCCCATCTTGTATGGCTGGGCCACAGTTTGAGGATTCTCACGAGTGGATAATGTCCAACAATGAGCTGCTGGGAGCTGCTGTTCAAGATTCTTTCCCTGCTAACGTGAACCTCGCTAAACTTCAAAATATCGGTTCACACACGCCACATGTACCTACGCCTCTAACGTCACCGCCAGAACTACCAGAGCTACCAGAGATACTGCAGTTGATCGACTTGTTCTTTGCCAAGTTCCATCTCTATATGCCCATATTTCACCGACAAAGCCTAATGTCTGCTATTGAGTCTCAAGGCATCCAGGGAGTACCGCCGGTCTtactcttctccatcatcgctGTTTCATCCAGTGCCCACCCTGACTCACGGATTCGACAATCTCAGAGAATCTGGTACGAAGAGGCAAAGAGCCGGGTCTCCAAGGATATCCAACTTTCGCAACATGTTCTTCAAACCTTGCAAGCCGCAGTCCTGGTCGTCTATTTAGGACTCGCAATGGTGGATTATTCGCCTTGTATAGTCATTCTCGGCGAGGCTTGGAGAAAGACTGTTGCTATTGGCCACAGCTATGGCGATAGCTTGAGAAAGATGATTGTGGAATCGTTAGGCAcccaagaaaaagcaacgtggatagagagagaggagattATAAGAACCTCGTGGATGCTCTTCATTATGGATCGAGCCATGTGTTTTCCGATCGGGCTGATGCATGCAATAGACGACCGGAGGATGACGATTGAGCTTCCAATGTCAGAGCATGACTTTCAAAGTGCCAATGAACCTGTTTCAAGGCATTCTAGTCGCTTCAGCCACAACCTAAGTAAACTGATCTCAACAATTCGAGATAACAGCTTGCATGGTGTCGCAAATCAGCTGCAATACATCATTTTGGTGTATACCTTAATAGGCCGCATTAGCGAAGCGCTTGACGCtgccgacgatgaagaagagcgcatAGAGCGAATAGAGTCGCTTTGCAACCATCTCATTGAGGTTCGCCTGATGCTTCCGCGCTCTGCCACAGAGCTTTCATTTGCCAGCTATGATGAATTTACCCAGGTCCTTTGGCTGAATATCGCCTTGAGCACCTGTACTATCCTCTTACATCAGAGACCTCTTCACGAAGGCGAATCCCTCGACGATACTGGAACGGAAATGGCCAACAACTGGCCTCGCTGCGTCGCGGCCGCTCGGGCCTCAATAGCTGCCCTTCGAGATGCTTCTCGCGTGTCCATTGATTTCGTGAGCAATGCGCATATTCCCTGCCTGCTCTTTTCCAGCTGCAGAATCCTGATGAATGAATACTTTTGCCCTTCGAAACatcaaagagaagctggaggcgcAGACGGTGGCCAGCTGCCCATGGGTCGCGATCCCAAGGTGCGAGAAGACTTGCAGGTCATTGCTTCGACGTATGCAAGAATGAAGGAAGAGTGGCCCGCTCTGGGTAAAAAATTCGGCAAAGGAATGTATTTTTATCTGCATCAAGGGGCAGAATTTGCGCGAAAGTCAAAGGTTGCTGGCGCTCGAAGTCTAGTTGGAGTGTGCGACAACTGGGGGACTATTCCTGATGACTATAAGCTGGATATTCCGAGCTGA
- a CDS encoding uncharacterized protein (EggNog:ENOG41), whose protein sequence is MAGPQFEDSHEWIMSNNELLGAAVQDSFPANVNLAKLQNIGSHTPHVPTPLTSPPELPELPEILQLIDLFFAKFHLYMPIFHRQSLMSAIESQGIQGVPPVLLFSIIAVSSSAHPDSRIRQSQRIWYEEAKSRVSKDIQLSQHVLQTLQAAVLVVYLGLAMVDYSPCIVILGEAWRKTVAIGHSYGDSLRKMIVESLGTQEKATWIEREEIIRTSWMLFIMDRAMCFPIGLMHAIDDRRMTIELPMSEHDFQSANEPVSRHSSRFSHNLSKLISTIRDNSLHGVANQLQYIILVYTLIGRISEALDAADDEEERIERIESLCNHLIEVRLMLPRSATELSFASYDEFTQVLWLNIALSTCTILLHQRPLHEGESLDDTGTEMANNWPRCVAAARASIAALRDASRVSIDFVSNAHIPCLLFSSCRILMNEYFCPSKHQREAGGADGGQLPMGRDPKVREDLQVIASTYARMKEEWPALGKKFGKGMYFYLHQGAEFARKSKVAGARSLVGVCDNWGTIPDDYKLDIPS, encoded by the coding sequence ATGGCTGGGCCACAGTTTGAGGATTCTCACGAGTGGATAATGTCCAACAATGAGCTGCTGGGAGCTGCTGTTCAAGATTCTTTCCCTGCTAACGTGAACCTCGCTAAACTTCAAAATATCGGTTCACACACGCCACATGTACCTACGCCTCTAACGTCACCGCCAGAACTACCAGAGCTACCAGAGATACTGCAGTTGATCGACTTGTTCTTTGCCAAGTTCCATCTCTATATGCCCATATTTCACCGACAAAGCCTAATGTCTGCTATTGAGTCTCAAGGCATCCAGGGAGTACCGCCGGTCTtactcttctccatcatcgctGTTTCATCCAGTGCCCACCCTGACTCACGGATTCGACAATCTCAGAGAATCTGGTACGAAGAGGCAAAGAGCCGGGTCTCCAAGGATATCCAACTTTCGCAACATGTTCTTCAAACCTTGCAAGCCGCAGTCCTGGTCGTCTATTTAGGACTCGCAATGGTGGATTATTCGCCTTGTATAGTCATTCTCGGCGAGGCTTGGAGAAAGACTGTTGCTATTGGCCACAGCTATGGCGATAGCTTGAGAAAGATGATTGTGGAATCGTTAGGCAcccaagaaaaagcaacgtggatagagagagaggagattATAAGAACCTCGTGGATGCTCTTCATTATGGATCGAGCCATGTGTTTTCCGATCGGGCTGATGCATGCAATAGACGACCGGAGGATGACGATTGAGCTTCCAATGTCAGAGCATGACTTTCAAAGTGCCAATGAACCTGTTTCAAGGCATTCTAGTCGCTTCAGCCACAACCTAAGTAAACTGATCTCAACAATTCGAGATAACAGCTTGCATGGTGTCGCAAATCAGCTGCAATACATCATTTTGGTGTATACCTTAATAGGCCGCATTAGCGAAGCGCTTGACGCtgccgacgatgaagaagagcgcatAGAGCGAATAGAGTCGCTTTGCAACCATCTCATTGAGGTTCGCCTGATGCTTCCGCGCTCTGCCACAGAGCTTTCATTTGCCAGCTATGATGAATTTACCCAGGTCCTTTGGCTGAATATCGCCTTGAGCACCTGTACTATCCTCTTACATCAGAGACCTCTTCACGAAGGCGAATCCCTCGACGATACTGGAACGGAAATGGCCAACAACTGGCCTCGCTGCGTCGCGGCCGCTCGGGCCTCAATAGCTGCCCTTCGAGATGCTTCTCGCGTGTCCATTGATTTCGTGAGCAATGCGCATATTCCCTGCCTGCTCTTTTCCAGCTGCAGAATCCTGATGAATGAATACTTTTGCCCTTCGAAACatcaaagagaagctggaggcgcAGACGGTGGCCAGCTGCCCATGGGTCGCGATCCCAAGGTGCGAGAAGACTTGCAGGTCATTGCTTCGACGTATGCAAGAATGAAGGAAGAGTGGCCCGCTCTGGGTAAAAAATTCGGCAAAGGAATGTATTTTTATCTGCATCAAGGGGCAGAATTTGCGCGAAAGTCAAAGGTTGCTGGCGCTCGAAGTCTAGTTGGAGTGTGCGACAACTGGGGGACTATTCCTGATGACTATAAGCTGGATATTCCGAGCTGA
- a CDS encoding uncharacterized protein (EggNog:ENOG41), with product MSALKYTNKLQGRRVLVVGASSGVGFCVAEAALEHGAQVIISSSNQTKLDGALARLQEHIKAANLGDASKLVSAKTCDLANVETLEDNIVELLGFATKDGKLDHVVYTAGDALRNSKLADVTVKDIHATFQVRNTSAIILAKHLTKYINSSVKSSFTLTGGTNTHRPLPGWGILASGGGAGEGLVRGLAVDMRPVRCNSVMLGATHTELFGMFPPDQLEPMLKMFRDDAITGTVATPEEVAEAYIYSMKDSFATGAIIETHGGRLVGDSRPFGI from the coding sequence ATGTCTGCTCTCAAGTACACCAATAAGCTCCAAGGCCGTcgcgtcctcgtcgtcggcgcctCTTCCGGCGTGGGCTTCTGCGTTGCCGAGGCCGCTCTCGAGCACGGCGCCcaagtcatcatcagcagCTCCAACCAGACCAAGTTGGACGGCGCCCTCGCCCGTCTCCAAGAGCACATCAAGGCGGCCAACCTCGGAGACGCCAGCAAGCTGGTATCAGCCAAGACCTGTGATCTTGCAAATGTCGAAACGCTTGAGGACAACATTGTTGAGCTCTTGGGGTTTGCCACAAAGGACGGAAAGCTCGACCACGTTGTCTACACGGCGGGAGATGCTCTCCGCAATTCCAAGCTGGCGGATGTAACGGTCAAGGACATCCACGCCACCTTCCAGGTCCGCAACACGagcgccatcatcctcgcAAAACACTTGACCAAGTACATCAACTCAAGCGTCAAAAGCTCATTCACCCTGACCGGCGGAACAAACACCCACCGCCCACTTCCCGGCTGGGGCATCCTCGCCTCTGGCGGAGGCGCTGGCGAGGGTCTGGTGCGCGGGCTCGCCGTGGATATGAGGCCCGTGAGGTGCAACAGCGTCATGCTCGGCGCTACGCACACAGAGCTGTTTGGCATGTTTCCTCCAGACCAGCTCGAGCCGATGTTGAAAATGTTCAGAGACGACGCCATCACTGGCACTGTCGCGACGCCTGAGGAAGTTGCAGAGGCTTACATCTATTCTATGAAGGATTCGTTCGCCACTGGAGCGATTATTGAGACACATGGAGGTCGTCTTGTTGGTGACAGTAGGCCCTTTGGCATTTGA
- a CDS encoding uncharacterized protein (EggNog:ENOG41~TransMembrane:11 (o95-113i125-144o150-175i182-201o213-233i254-272o292-311i323-341o347-373i385-404o416-436i)) produces the protein MGELQELSVQGQESTQSTRPPPKAPDAPPNGGSCCMATSARRLLHLFQLMVGNSMAHRRASKDLTHKDRGIVNTYGAFQSFYETELLQNETGSTISWIGTFQAFLLIALSIFSGPIFDRGYLRELFWVGSFLVVFGLMMSSLATKYYQLFLSQGLCVGIGGGCLFLPCVAVVSTYFTTKRALAISIVASRGSVGSTIYPIVFRRLQPAIGFPWAIRVIAFIALGCLLGSISIMKSRLSPSGHARKLVDLAAFKNVPYTVFTAGLFFVFVGLYVPIFDVVVDAQIGSHVNEDLSFYILSILNAASAFGRVIPGQLADLFGSMKVIIACTVTSAVFAYGWIGIHSLGGSIAFAIVYGFVSGAVVSVQASVVASLVPDVRYIGTWMGMSLFVAGLGILIGSPIAGVLVTSGTRVFVDPFIFSGTFTITGAILFCIAWVYKKGTTKAE, from the coding sequence ATGGGCGAACTTCAGGAATTGAGCGTCCAAGGTCAAGAATCGACACAGTCGACGAGACCTCCGCCCAAGGCACCCGATGCGCCACCCAACGGGGGGTCTTGTTGCATGGCTACAAGTGCTCGGaggcttcttcatctttttcaACTCATGGTTGGTAACTCAATGGCTCACAGACGTGCTTCGAAAGATCTAACGCACAAGGATAGGGGCATCGTGAACACTTATGGCGCATTTCAATCCTTTTACGAAACCGAGCTTTTACAAAATGAGACTGGGTCAACGATATCTTGGATCGGAACATTCCAAGCATTTCTCCTCATTGCGCTCAGCATTTTTAGTGGCCCGATATTCGATCGAGGCTATCTCCGCGAACTCTTCTGGGTTGGCTCCTTCTTGGTTGTGTTTGGCTTGATGATGAGCAGTCTGGCTACCAAGTACTATCAACTCTTCTTGTCCCAAGGACTATGCGTAGGCATTGGGGGCGGATGCCTCTTTCTACCATGTGTCGCTGTCGTCTCTACGTATTTTACAACAAAGAGAGCGCTTGCCATTAGTATTGTAGCTTCTAGAGGAAGCGTTGGCAGTACGATATATCCCATTGTCTTCCGCAGGCTCCAACCAGCCATTGGGTTTCCGTGGGCAATAAGGGTAATTGCCTTTATTGCGCTGGGCTGCCTTTTGGGAAGCATAAGCATTATGAAGAGCCGGCTGTCTCCCTCGGGGCATGCGCGGAAATTGGTGGATCTGGCTGCCTTTAAGAATGTGCCCTATACGGTATTCACTGCTGGGCTGTTCTTTGTTTTCGTTGGCTTATACGTGCCGATTTTTGACGTTGTTGTTGACGCTCAGATTGGATCTCACGTCAACGAAGACTTGTCTTTTTACATCCTCTCCATTCTCaatgcagcatcagcattcGGTCGCGTCATTCCAGGGCAGTTGGCAGACCTCTTTGGATCCATGAAAGTCATCATCGCTTGCACAGTCACCTCTGCTGTTTTCGCATACGGCTGGATCGGGATTCATTCACTGGGCGGGTCGATTGCATTCGCCATAGTCTATGGGTTTGTGTCCGGAGCGGTAGTGTCCGTCCAGGCGAGCGTTGTTGCGTCTCTGGTGCCTGATGTGCGCTACATTGGCACATGGATGGGCATGTCCCTGTTTGTGGCCGGTCTGGGGATCCTGATTGGCAGCCCTATTGCTGGAGTGCTTGTCACGTCGGGCACCCGAGTGTTTGTAGAtccttttatcttttctgGAACGTTTACAATTACGGGCGCAATATTGTTTTGCATTGCGTGGGTGTACAAAAAGGGAACCACCAAGGCTGAATGA
- a CDS encoding uncharacterized protein (EggNog:ENOG41), with protein sequence MSVETKSSEKVIPLCAKDQWRPISNIRSLAFIVVRDILDGDFMRESLDKLITEHIPLLGSRIKPSGPDGWLQYHLISPPPDKYKTFGWSVSNAESTLGDSKLVPEQDSQKGITIFPDVTALESCWIPADWPILRNQDKPETPLLLVHLTYYTDATIVAVSLPHCVSDQLGLGSVLSSWTDIIKGKEPLPFIDLPKGALEGDKTISQKELRKKYKFRLKTKADRAGVLMGIVPELVIRPKETRCTLYFPVELIAGIRERWQKEIQAKFGAKAAGITNGDAIAGIIVKLGNLHRKRPKKQLFTSAVNVRGYHSSLPRSHKYLHNALIFAPTHAAISRSKPPASEIAYKTRLAIVDSLQPANMERGLAVARELYLHKILMHICEPWEFSYGVTNWCNAWHGIDFSAASIKRIEDDAAEKADEAVPAPLVFGHALERNHPNRLSATIMSKGEGGVLGRLCSAE encoded by the exons ATGAGTGTCGAAACAAAATCCTCTGAGAAAGTCATTCCTCTTTGTGCGAAAGACCAATGGCGGCCCATTAGCAACATCCGCTCTCTGGCATTTATTGTCGTCCGAGACATCCTCGATGGAGACTTTATGAGAGAATCGCTAGATAAGTTGATTACAGAGCATATCCCTCTTCTAGGTTCGCGGATAAAACCCAGCGGACCAGACGGTTGGCTCCAATACCATTTAATCTCACCGCCGCCCGACAAGTATAAGACATTTGGATGGTCTGTTAGCAATGCTGAATCGACCCTCGGAGACTCAAAGCTTGTGCCTGAACAGGACTCGCAAAAGGGAATCACCATCTTTCCAGATGTGACAGCCTTGGAATCGTGCTGGATACCCGCCGACTGGCCGATTCTACGCAACCAGGACAAACCAGAAACACCGCTCTTGCTCGTTCATCTCACATACTACACCGATGCCACGATAGTGGCTGTTAGTCTACCGCACTGCGTAAGCGATCAATTGGGTCTTGGCAGTGTCCTCAGCTCCTGGACAGACATCATAAAGGGTAAAGAGCCTTTGCCATTCATCGACCTTCCAAAAGGTGCTCTCGAAGGTGACAAAACTATATCTCAAAAGGAGCTGCGTAAAAAGTACAAATTTCGGTTGAAGACAAAGGCAGACCGAGCGGGAGTTTTGATGGGCATTGTTCCAGAGCTGGTTATACGTCCGAAAGAGACGAGATGCACCCTCTATTTCCCCGTTGAGTTGATTGCTGGGATACGTGAGCGGTGGCAGAAGGAGATTCAGGCGAAATTCGGTGCCAAGGCGGCGGGCATTACGAATGGAGATGCGATTGCCGGAATCATTGTCAAG CTCGGCAATCTGCATCGCAAACGACCCAAGAAACAACTCTTCACCAGCGCAGTAAACG TTCGCGGATATCACTCCTCACTCCCCAGATCCCACAAATATCTACACAACGCCCTCATCTTCGCCCCAACCCACGCAGCCATCAGCCGCTCCAAGCCTCCAGCCTCCGAAATCGCATACAAAACCCGGCTCGCGATAGTAGACAGCCTACAACCGGCAAACATGGAGCGCGGCCTCGCAGTGGCGCGGGAGCTCTACCTGCACAAAATTTTGATGCACATCTGCGAGCCGTGGGAGTTTAGCTATGGCGTGACGAATTGGTGTAACGCGTGGCATGGGATTGACTTTTCTGCAGCGAGCATCAAGAGAAttgaagacgatgctgctgaaAAGGCGGATGAGGCTGTTCCGGCGCCGCTTGTGTTTGGGCATGCCCTTGAGAGGAACCATCCCAATCGAT TAAGCGCTACAATCATGTCCAAGGGCGAAGGGGGGGTACTGGGTCGACTTTGCAGCGCCGAATAA
- a CDS encoding uncharacterized protein (EggNog:ENOG41), protein MKRCTALRPSSLRASNQHLGQRWYSYDKASLTKEALLQKVEAGLGQDAEGKSLKIDPETKTVSTEAGDLPISPIFDPAWMQARRKTAKAAPGPPLGRFRRKLANNPFAQALATPIRRCPNSATSLPRYFLQDFEMIRHPQTGAAWWAPGPLAFEHVLPTKRPDESQADRDNERDKAAAAAELVSASAPDSSDTTTGSARPRRSPITSYTVSRKSMVDMVGGPNKKYLALLSAIRTGMAVAPDTRDAVWREDMGGLLLGMMRRHATDALIARGNRPHGPKDRFIQPCVNWKDVEGVRERGCVIWLPENSDGPRQYATLDVEGAQYGRKMVVHNLRWLLGDNEVQRLRDSAEVFHKGGDIRA, encoded by the exons ATGAAACGATGCACTGCGCTCCGCCCAAGCAGCCTTAGGGCTTCGAATCAGCATTTGGGCCAAAGATGGTACTCCTACGATAAAGCGTCCTTGACCAAAGAGGCCCTTCTACAGAAAGTCGAAGCTGGGCTTGGACAAGATGCAGAGGGCAAATCTCTAAAAATCGATCCAGAGACGAAGACGGTCTCTACTGAGGCAGGAGATCTTCCCATCTCACCCATATTTGATCCGGCATGGATGCAAGCCAGGCGAAAGACTGCAAAGGCCGCTCCTGGTCCACCACTAGGCAGATTTCGACGGAAGCTCGCAAACAACCCTTTCG CACAGGCTCTCGCTACGCCAATCCGAAGATGTCCAAACAGCGCCACCAGCCTACCGCGGTACTTCTTACAGGATTTTGAGATGATAAGACATCCGCAAACAGGCGCCGCATGGTGGGCTCCCGGCCCGCTGGCCTTTGAGCATGTCCTGCCTACGAAGCGACCAGACGAGTCACAAGCGGATAGGGACAACGAGCGCGAcaaagctgctgcggcggctgagCTCGTGTCAGCTTCTGCGCCGGACTCGAGCGATACCACAACGGGCTCGGCCCGGCCACGGAGATCACCAATAACAAGCTACACGGTGAGTCGCAAGTCGATGGTCGATATGGTTGGTGGACCAAACAAAAAATATCTTGCCCTTTTGTCGGCGATCCGAACTGGCATGGCAGTAGCGCCGGATACTAGGGATGCGGTATGGAGAGAGGATATGGGGGGTTTGCTGCTGGGGATGATGCGCCGACACGCAACAGATGCGCTTATTGCTCGCGGCAACCGGCCACACGGCCCCAAGGACAGGTTCATCCAACCTTGTGTGAATTGGAAGGACGTCGAAGGAGTCAGAGAGCGGGGTTGCGTTATTTGGCTGCCAGAGAACAGTGATGGTCCGAGACAATACGCTACACTGGACGTCGAGGGGGCCCAATACGGAAGGAAGATGGTGGTACACAATCTACgatggctgcttggcgatAACGAGGTGCAGCGGCTACGAGACTCGGCGGAAGTGTTTCACAAGGGGGGAGATATTCGTGCTTAA
- a CDS encoding uncharacterized protein (MEROPS:MER0000474) codes for MLRSRLLPALRALPMRHARSFGFSSTATPANSAPSMNIPMPYIEETSAAGRKTWDIFSKLLQQRIICLNGEIDDYMSASIVAQLLWLESDAPEKPITMYINSPGGSVTSGMAIYDTMSYIKSPVATVCVGGAASMAAILLAGGAPGKRCALPHSSIMIHQPLGGTRGQASDILIYANQIQKIREQSNQIMQYHLNKAKGFDKYSLEEINDLMERDKYLTVTEALELGVIDEIFSTRKDQDKPKKEEEEGEEKKY; via the exons ATGTTGCGATCCAGATTGCTACCAGCCCTACGGGCGCTGCCAATGCGGCATGCCAGATCTTTTGGGTTCTCCAGCACTGCTACTCCTGCCAACAGTGCGCCGTCGATGAACATCCCAATGCCGTACATCGAAGAGACATCA GCAGCTGGCAGGAAAACAT GGGACATCTTTTCCAAGCTTCTGCAG CAACGAATAATATGTCTAAACGGCGAAATCGACGACTACATGTCAGCCTCCATTGTCGCGCAGCTTCTCTGGCTTGAATCAGACGCCCCGGAAAAGCCGATTACGATGTACATCAATTCACCAGGCGGCTCCGTCACATCAG GCATGGCGATATACGATACGATGTCTTATATCAAGTCTCCCGTCGCAACGGTGTGTGTCGGAGGCGCGGCGTCCATGGCAGCTATCCTGCTTGCCGGTGGTGCGCCAGGCAAGCGCTGCGCGCTTCCACACAGCTCCATAATGATTCACCAGCCATTGGGTGGCACTAGAGGGCAGGCATCGGATATTTTGATTTACGCAAACCAGATCCAAAAGATACGAGAGCAGTCCAACCAAATCATGCAATATCATCTgaacaaggcaaagggaTTTGACAAGTATAGCCTAGAAGAGATTAACGATCTGATGGAGAGAGACAAGTATCTAACCGTGACGGAAGCATTGGAACTGGGAGTCATTGACGAGATCTTTTCAACGAGAAAAGATCAAGATAAGccaaagaaggaggaggaggaaggggaagagaagaaatacTAA